One segment of Solanum lycopersicum chromosome 1, SLM_r2.1 DNA contains the following:
- the LOC138345577 gene encoding uncharacterized protein — MNTWGTKGLRTGAAAARGNQNPPQAPAEGVAMPVNPAGLTDAEVRASLAHMAQAITMQAQAMTAQVNRQDVLRENPPVRSIADRLRDFTRINPPIFTGAKTSEDPQEFIDELHKILVAMGATDIEKAELASYQLKDVAQTWCKMWRDSRVLGGVPVTWELFKTAFLERFFPREMKEAKVEEFINLKQGSMTVREYSLKFVKLSRYVIPLVFDNKNDEST; from the coding sequence atgaatactTGGGGAACTAAGGGTCTGAGGACGGGAGCAGCAGCAGCTAGGGGTAATCagaatccaccccaggctccagctgaaggagtggccatgccagtgaacccagctgggttgactgatgcggaggtgagggcatctctagcccatatggcacaggccatcacgatgcaggcccaagctatgactgcccaagtcaaTCGGCAGGATGTTCTGAGGGAAAACCCACCGGTTCGCAGCATAGCTGACAGACtgcgagacttcacgaggataAATCCTCCAATTTTCACAGGGGCTAAGACTTCAGAAGATCCTCAGGAATTTATAGACGAGTTGCATAAGATACTGGTGGCCATGGGGGccactgatattgagaaggctgagttggcttcctaccagctcaaagatgttgcacagacttggtgcaaaatGTGGCGAGATAGCCGTGTCCTAGGAGGGGTGCCAGTCACCTGGGAGCTGTTCAAGACAGCATTTTTGGAAaggttcttccctagagagatgaaagaggccaaggttgaggagttcatcaacctcaagcaaggATCCATGACTGTCAgagagtattccctgaagtttgtgaagTTATCAAGGTATGTAATTCCCTTAGTATTTGATAACAAGAATGATGAGAGTACTTAA